A section of the Ignavibacteriales bacterium genome encodes:
- a CDS encoding carboxymuconolactone decarboxylase family protein → MNTEIILLCKLASCASAKKFDQLPGIFSDLKQIDSNPDHIYETLLQIYLFNGFPATLESLKLFKEHFSNYAPPKEQYNVNLFEKRGIINCKQVYSSNFDKLQQNIGSFSPDLADWMLIEGYGKVMGRPGLPMQTRELLNVAMLSTNYAEHQLYSHIKGSFNTGSDYNTIKQVIEVTNEYNTAENLKKSLEMLKKVKSTVQTQ, encoded by the coding sequence ATGAATACAGAAATCATTCTTCTTTGTAAACTCGCATCATGTGCTTCAGCTAAGAAATTCGATCAATTGCCCGGAATATTCTCGGATCTAAAGCAAATTGATTCCAATCCGGATCATATATACGAAACATTGTTGCAAATATACCTATTTAATGGTTTTCCTGCTACACTTGAATCTCTAAAACTATTTAAGGAACATTTTTCTAACTATGCGCCACCTAAAGAGCAATATAATGTTAATTTATTTGAAAAAAGAGGAATTATTAATTGTAAACAGGTATATAGCTCAAATTTTGATAAATTACAGCAAAATATAGGCTCATTTAGTCCTGACCTGGCAGATTGGATGCTTATCGAGGGTTATGGCAAGGTTATGGGCAGACCCGGATTACCAATGCAAACACGTGAACTACTAAATGTTGCTATGCTAAGTACCAATTACGCTGAACATCAATTATACTCACATATAAAGGGCTCATTTAATACGGGATCAGATTATAATACCATAAAACAGGTAATCGAAGTTACAAACGAATATAATACAGCTGAAAACCTAAAGAAAAGTCTCGAAATGCTTAAAAAGGTTAAAAGCACAGTTCAAACCCAATAA
- a CDS encoding LptF/LptG family permease produces MKILDKYILRNFVINFLFGILCFVIIFIAVDLIENLDKFIDKNVPTDIIIRYYIYFIPEILKLITPMGMLLASLFTISRFISYSEFTAMQSAGIGLARYLAPILVFGFMMTGFSIYFNGWVVPDANSSRLQLDRQYLGKNVINASVQNLHIQEKNNRIITIGFYDDASRTGRQISIQSFDKNDITHLISRFDIQSFVWDSAKADWKLSNVYERVFGDSNKIDYKQYSVIYTGDIKDLGKISLTPDLIIKNQLMPEEMTLSDHREFIDNLKASGLESAKTEVDYYSKISFSFANIVTILFGASISANSRRRGGAALQFGIAIMVSFIYLGFIKISQVFGYNGDINPVLTAWMANIIFIGISLVNFWRLQRE; encoded by the coding sequence TTGAAAATTCTCGATAAATACATACTCCGCAATTTCGTTATAAACTTCCTTTTTGGAATTCTGTGCTTTGTTATAATTTTCATAGCTGTAGACCTTATCGAAAATCTGGATAAATTTATCGATAAGAACGTTCCCACTGACATCATTATAAGATATTACATTTATTTCATACCTGAAATTTTAAAATTAATAACACCTATGGGAATGCTTCTGGCTTCCCTATTTACAATAAGCAGGTTTATTTCATATTCTGAATTTACAGCTATGCAGTCCGCCGGTATAGGTCTTGCACGCTATCTGGCGCCGATTCTTGTATTTGGATTTATGATGACCGGATTCTCCATCTATTTTAACGGCTGGGTTGTGCCGGATGCTAATTCCTCTAGATTACAATTGGACCGTCAATACCTGGGCAAAAATGTCATTAATGCGTCCGTCCAGAATCTTCATATACAGGAAAAGAATAATCGTATAATTACTATTGGATTTTATGATGATGCATCCCGCACAGGCAGACAGATATCGATTCAGAGCTTCGACAAAAATGACATTACACATTTAATTTCACGATTCGACATACAGAGCTTTGTTTGGGATTCGGCAAAGGCTGACTGGAAGCTCTCAAATGTTTATGAGCGTGTCTTTGGTGATTCAAACAAGATCGATTACAAACAGTATAGTGTTATTTACACCGGCGACATAAAAGACCTTGGTAAGATCTCGCTCACACCAGACCTTATTATCAAAAACCAGCTTATGCCTGAAGAGATGACGCTCAGCGATCACCGTGAGTTCATTGATAATCTAAAAGCCAGCGGTCTGGAGAGTGCAAAGACCGAAGTGGATTACTACTCTAAGATATCGTTTTCATTTGCTAATATAGTGACAATCCTTTTCGGTGCTTCTATATCGGCTAATTCCCGTCGGCGTGGCGGTGCGGCTCTGCAGTTCGGTATCGCAATAATGGTGAGTTTTATCTATCTCGGGTTTATAAAAATATCGCAGGTATTTGGATACAACGGTGATATAAACCCGGTACTAACTGCCTGGATGGCAAACATAATTTTTATCGGTATCTCACTTGTCAACTTCTGGCGTCTGCAGAGAGAGTAA
- a CDS encoding carbonic anhydrase (macrophage inducible 5; Mig-5), with amino-acid sequence MNLKTFFVSLALILSVLQINGYSQFTKEQQENTTPDDALTMLKEGNQRFVNGNTVERNSSTEVKNSSKGQYPYAVLLSCMDSRVDPETLFDQGIGDIFINRVAGNISNADILGGMEYGCAVVGSKLILVLGHTECGAVKGAIDGAELGNLTGLLKKIDPAVTSTKFDGDRTSKDKKFVELVTEENVRLAVEDIRKNSPVLKAMEDEGKIKIVGGMYDVSTGKVTFLED; translated from the coding sequence TTGAATCTAAAAACCTTTTTCGTTTCGCTTGCTTTAATTTTATCCGTTTTACAAATAAATGGATATTCGCAATTCACAAAAGAACAGCAGGAAAATACAACTCCTGACGATGCTTTAACCATGCTTAAGGAAGGAAATCAGAGATTCGTAAATGGAAATACTGTTGAAAGAAATTCCAGTACCGAAGTAAAAAATTCGAGTAAGGGACAGTATCCATATGCTGTTTTACTGAGTTGTATGGACTCCAGAGTTGATCCTGAAACCTTATTTGACCAGGGGATAGGGGATATTTTTATTAATAGGGTTGCAGGTAATATTAGTAATGCTGATATACTCGGTGGTATGGAATATGGATGTGCTGTTGTTGGTTCAAAACTTATCCTTGTTCTTGGGCATACAGAATGCGGAGCAGTAAAAGGTGCAATAGATGGAGCTGAACTGGGTAATTTGACCGGTCTGCTGAAAAAGATAGATCCTGCAGTAACTTCAACAAAATTTGATGGAGATAGGACATCAAAAGATAAAAAATTCGTTGAGCTTGTAACTGAAGAAAATGTAAGGCTGGCTGTAGAAGATATCAGGAAGAATAGTCCGGTACTTAAAGCAATGGAGGACGAAGGAAAGATCAAGATTGTTGGAGGAATGTATGACGTATCGACGGGAAAAGTTACTTTCTTAGAAGATTAA